A genomic segment from Coccinella septempunctata chromosome 3, icCocSept1.1, whole genome shotgun sequence encodes:
- the LOC123310147 gene encoding D-beta-hydroxybutyrate dehydrogenase, mitochondrial-like, giving the protein MDEQTAFVLALQILALFSIAGALLLYLICKIQKTDSVTLENIPGASKPILVTCADNAIGLQISIHLANRGFRVFSGLKEGAGTGSSEDSVAARVIRSWQKNRESQNGIVRGSIVALPLDVNREDLIHEAADIIRAHLPAGEDGLWAVINTTGLIYRGRLDQQDISHWEAMFKTNLVGVLRTSRAFQGLLRNTSGRIITIGPEECTDGGFVAYAATRYAVLGATDALRKELAPTGIKVISLEPKGFHTEDLYVIPKPRKNSEQTEISVDINGCLEYYPKALPSYSLQILDVCLTTRNPKPSYSLAYKYHWLKTLQSITV; this is encoded by the exons atgGATGAGCAGACGGCTTTCGTCTTAGCACTACAGATTCTAGCACTTTTTTCAATTGCTGGAGCCCTTTTGCTGTATCTCATATGCAAAATACAGAAGACGGACTCAGTCACCTTGGAAAATATTCCTGGAGCCAGCAAACCTATTCTAGTCACATGTGCAGATAATGCTATAGGATTACAA ATATCTATCCATTTGGCCAACAGAGGCTTCAGGGTCTTCAGTGGCCTTAAGGAGGGTGCTGGCACAGGCTCATCAGAAGATTCAGTTGCCGCCAGAGTGATAAGATCATGGCAAAAGAACAGAGAGAGTCAAAACGGCATAGTTCGTGGCTCCATTGTTGCGTTACCACTTGATGTAAATCGAGAAGATCTGATACATGAGGCAGCTGATATCATCCGGGCACATTTGCCGGCCGGAGAGGATG GTCTCTGGGCGGTGATCAACACAACGGGTCTCATCTACAGAGGTCGTTTAGATCAACAAGATATAAGCCACTGGGAAGCAATGTTCAAAACCAATTTAGTAGGGGTTCTGAGGACGTCAAGAGCTTTTCAAGGTCTACTGCGAAACACTTCCGGTAGAATCATCACAATTGGACCTGAAGAATGTACGGATGGCGGATTCGTGGCTTATGCAGCAACAAGATACGCTGTTCTGGGAGCCACCGATGCATTGAGGAAGGAGTTGGCACCAACGGGAATCAAGGTCATCTCCTTGGAGCCTAAAGGCTTCCATACGGAGGATCTTTATGTTATTCCGAAACCCAGAAA AAATAGTGAACAAACGGAGATATCGGTCGATATCAATGGATGCTTGGAATATTATCCGAAGGCATTACCGTCATATTCCCTTCAAATATTGGACGTATGCTTGACAACAAGAAATCCTAAGCCGAGTTACTCCTTGGCTTATAAATACCATTGGTTGAAAACATTGCAGTCAATCACTGTATAG